In Helianthus annuus cultivar XRQ/B chromosome 3, HanXRQr2.0-SUNRISE, whole genome shotgun sequence, a single window of DNA contains:
- the LOC110930166 gene encoding uncharacterized protein LOC110930166: MTSVKSIKDRPISGALTEDELKQFSGLSCTPPRKSPGKSPNDMPINGSVGSYWSHTSSAQFSSPCSSYKGIPNATSKYREASAKRFIVTGTGKIVRRRTGKQHLLRKKNAKRTRLLKRFKSTAVTTTMS; the protein is encoded by the exons A TGACTTCAGTAAAAAGCATAAAAGATAGACCGATTTCAGGGGCGTTGACCGAAGATGAGTTGAAACAGTTTTCGGGTTTGTCTTGTACACCACCAAGGAAGTCACCTGGCAAAAGCCCTAATGATATGCCAATAAATGGTAGTGTTGGTAGCTACTGGAGCCACACGAGCTCAGCACAATTTTCGAGCCCATGTTCATCGTATAAAGGCATACCGAATGCCACCAGCAAGTACAGAGag GCTTCAGCAAAGAGATTCATAGTAACAGGAACAGGGAAGATTGTGAGGAGGAGAACTGGGAAACAACATTTGCTTAGAAAGAAAAATGCTAAGAGAACACGTCTCTTAAAACG GTTCAAGTCGACCGCAGTGACTACAACGATGTCATAG
- the LOC110932290 gene encoding uncharacterized protein LOC110932290: MLGSIDCMHWGWHNCPTAWRGQYTRGDHGYPTVILEAVASQDLWIWHSFFGLPGSLNDLNVLYQSAIFTDVVNGTGPDTRFTVSGVEYRRGYYLADGIYPSWSTIVKTIPYREDEKRKKFAKRQEAARKDIEHEGRAICEYDENASWGNTVPVDPPQHDLNSFSLTNDFTHANLQQDLVEHIWNNVNMVDGDGAEDEDE; the protein is encoded by the exons ATGCTTGGTAGCATTGATTGTATGCATTGGGGGTGGCATAATTGCCCGACTGCGTGGCGCGGCCAATATACGCGAGGTGATCACGGCTATCCAACCGTGATACTTGAAGCTGTGGCATCACAAGATTTGTGGATATGGCATTCTTTCTTTGGTCTCCCTGGTTCACTCAACGACCTCAACGTGTTATACCAATCGGCCATCTTTACCGATGTCGTTAATGGAACGGGACCGGACACACGTTTTACAGTTTCTGGGGTTGAGTATAGACGTGGGTATTATCTTGCTGACGGGATATATCCGTCTTGGTCTACAATTGTGAAGACTATTCCATATCGCGAGGACGAAAAACGGAAAAAATTTGCCAAGCGTCAAGAAGCTGCAAGAAAAGACATCGAAC ACGAAGGTCGGGCGATTTGTGAGTATGATGAGAATGCATCTTGGGGGAACACTGTCCCGGTTGATCCCCCACAACATGATTTAAACTCGTTCTCGCTAACAAACGACTTCACGCATGCAAACCTCCAACAAGATTTGGTAGAACATATTTGGAACAACGTTAACATGGTGGACGGTGACGGAGCCGAAGACGAAGACGAGTAG
- the LOC110930163 gene encoding pollen-specific leucine-rich repeat extensin-like protein 1, translating into MASKAATKDKKTSSSTPTRKAATTTTAQPKKQATTNPVSTEKTTLSPSNETKKVASNTDSSNQTTKKQPPSPARARTPSLRSPSPNLKAGIRSPSPNPKASIRSPSPNLKASIRSPSPNLKASIRSPSPNPKASIRSPSPNPKASIRSPSPNPKDKLRSPSPNIKEINTKTLSLKTPHLTPKSKEIVKSPPLPKPGTKRSPTSGKKDSIGSTKKLTKQPTKLAPKLKPKDHDQVSEKSQNEDESDLEIDQDGVETDSKQSPAATDQEDELESEAEPESEKKVEAEHKPGLDQDSEPNLDVDHKLEPEQDFEPKPEVEYEPEPELEPEPNVVEKLELKPEPESEPETEGEHKPQLDQDSDSNLDVEHESEPEQEVEEKQKPELEAKAELELEPEPVYKPEPKMEEAKLEMEHKQEMELDLDSKHEMKYKPEPELEPEPKPKPKVEHKPEPKLEPEMNKIPEPKQQPKIALIASRFLEPNVAQEDQQPIRKEAIVESKKVEEKKKEENGGVARGRDVVAINSHVGVGLDKKDNTAYNNVIEETVIRLREQRKNKVSALVGAFETVISLESECNTPP; encoded by the coding sequence ATGGCGTCAAAAGCGGCCACGAAGGACAAAAAGACATCTTCGTCGACACCAACACGAAAAGCCGCAACTACAACTACTGCCCAACCAAAGAAACAGGCCACGACGAATCCTGTTTCGACAGAAAAGACAACCTTGTCCCCCTCGAATGAAACCAAAAAAGTTGCATCAAACACTGACTCTTCCAACCAAACCACCAAAAAACAACCACCATCTCCCGCTCGAGCGCGTACGCCTAGCTTACGCAGTCCTTCTCCTAATCTTAAAGCCGGTATACGTAGTCCTTCTCCGAATCCTAAAGCTAGTATACGTAGTCCTTCTCCGAATCTTAAAGCTAGTATACGTAGTCCTTCACCGAATCTTAAAGCCAGCATACGTAGTCCTTCTCCTAATCCTAAAGCTAGTATACGCAGTCCTTCTCCGAATCCTAAAGCTAGTATACGCAGTCCTTCACCGAATCCTAAAGATAAATTACGCAGCCCGTCTCCGAATATCAAAGAAATCAACACAAAAACCCTATCATTGAAAACGCCTCATTTGACGCCAAAATCTAAAGAAATTGTGAAATCTCCACCACTTCCTAAACCAGGAACTAAAAGAAGCCCAACAAGTGGTAAGAAGGACAGCATTGGAAGTACTAAAAAGCTAACCAAACAACCAACAAAACTAGCTCCAAAATTAAAACCAAAAGATCATGATCAAGTTTCTGAAAAGAGTCAAAATGAAGATGAGAGTGATCTAGAGATTGATCAAGATGGTGTAGAAACCGATTCTAAGCAGTCTCCGGCAGCTACCGATCAAGAAGATGAATTAGAATCAGAAGCAGAACCAGAATCAGAGAAGAAAGTTGAAGCCGAGCATAAGCCTGGGCTGGATCAAGATTCAGAGCCGAATCTAGATGTGGACCACAAGCTAGAGCCAGAACAAGACTTCGAGCCGAAACCAGAAGTGGAGTATGAGCCAGAGCCAGAACTAGAGCCTGAGCCCAATGTGGTGGAAAAACTAGAGTTAAAACCGGAGCCAGAATCAGAGCCGGAAACTGAAGGCGAACATAAGCCACAGTTGGATCAAGATTCGGATTCGAATCTTGATGTGGAGCATGAGTCAGAACCGGAACAAGAAGTGGAGGAAAAGCAAAAGCCGGAATTAGAAGCAAAAGCAGAACTAGAACTAGAACCAGAACCAGTGTATAAGCCGGAGCCAAAGATGGAAGAGGCGAAGCTCGAAATGGAACATAAGCAAGAGATGGAACTGGATTTAGATTCAAAGCACGAAATGAAGTATAAGCCCGAGCCAGAGTTGGAGCCGGAACCAAAGCCTAAGCCCAAAGTGGAGCATAAGCCAGAGCCGAAGTTAGAGCCCGAAATGAACAAGATACCAGAGCCCAAACAACAGCCCAAGATTGCTCTTATTGCTAGTCGCTTCTTGGAGCCCAATGTAGCCCAAGAAGATCAACAACCAATAAGGAAAGAAGCAATAGTGGAATCTAAAAAAGtggaagaaaagaaaaaggaagaaaatGGAGGGGTGGCAAGGGGCAGAGATGTGGTGGCCATAAATAGCCATGTTGGGGTTGGTCTCGACAAGAAGGATAATACGGCGTACAATAATGTGATAGAGGAGACGGTAATTAGGCTTCGTGAACAAAGAAAGAATAAGGTGAGCGCGTTGGTTGGGGCATTCGAAACCGTGATTTCTTTGGAATCAGAATGCAACACCCCACCCTAA